The following coding sequences lie in one Myxococcus xanthus genomic window:
- a CDS encoding PHP domain-containing protein, with product MSRLTAVVGKGLRAVLGLVLLVLGYAGFFALSASMARYPVVHPKDDAPRWARGAFHVHTTRSDGRGTPEEVAAAAKAAGLDFVVLTDHNDFALRAPAYVQGVLLVPGVEISTSDGHLVAFGMSRPLEGMRAWMPPGDAVRAVAAAGGTAVLAHPVQKRNPWKDEASAKEVPGFELYSADTFFRHAVRNPVSRLVPAVGASLANPVHGVMVLVAPEPEPTARFLELSSERPRVAFCAHDAHGLPPYRAVFESLAMYLPPEQVPFPLSPDAKEAAEQVSRALGGGQSLCAFRALGEPGGFALEGLDAVRREAHVGDTLTVRLPGLPDAESVQVRVWGSARLGADGRSVELTEPGVAQVEVWVRAPGRFFGTEWRPWLVPSPVRVLPRGPGI from the coding sequence GTGAGCCGACTGACGGCAGTGGTAGGGAAGGGACTTCGGGCCGTCCTGGGACTGGTGCTGCTGGTCCTGGGCTACGCGGGCTTCTTCGCGCTCTCGGCGTCCATGGCGCGCTACCCGGTGGTGCACCCGAAGGACGATGCGCCCCGGTGGGCGCGAGGGGCCTTCCACGTCCACACCACGCGTTCGGACGGACGAGGCACGCCGGAAGAGGTGGCGGCGGCGGCGAAGGCGGCGGGCCTGGACTTCGTGGTGCTCACCGACCACAACGACTTCGCGCTCCGAGCGCCGGCCTACGTCCAGGGCGTGCTGTTGGTGCCCGGCGTGGAGATTTCGACGTCGGACGGGCACCTCGTGGCCTTCGGCATGTCGCGCCCGCTGGAGGGCATGCGCGCGTGGATGCCGCCGGGCGACGCGGTGCGCGCCGTGGCGGCGGCGGGAGGCACGGCGGTGCTGGCCCACCCCGTCCAGAAGCGCAACCCCTGGAAGGACGAGGCGAGTGCGAAGGAGGTGCCCGGCTTCGAGCTGTACTCGGCGGACACCTTCTTCCGGCACGCGGTGCGCAATCCGGTGAGCCGCTTGGTGCCCGCGGTGGGGGCCTCGCTGGCCAACCCGGTGCATGGCGTGATGGTGCTCGTCGCGCCGGAGCCGGAGCCCACGGCCCGCTTCCTGGAGTTGTCGAGTGAGCGGCCGCGCGTGGCGTTCTGCGCACATGACGCACACGGCCTGCCGCCGTACCGGGCCGTATTCGAATCCCTGGCCATGTACCTGCCACCGGAGCAGGTGCCCTTCCCGTTGTCCCCGGACGCGAAGGAAGCGGCGGAGCAGGTCAGCCGGGCCCTGGGCGGTGGTCAGTCCCTGTGTGCCTTCCGCGCCCTGGGGGAGCCTGGGGGCTTCGCGTTGGAGGGCCTGGACGCTGTGCGGCGTGAAGCGCATGTGGGCGACACGCTGACCGTCCGGCTCCCGGGGCTGCCCGACGCGGAGTCGGTGCAGGTGCGGGTGTGGGGAAGCGCCCGCCTGGGGGCGGACGGCCGGTCCGTCGAGCTGACCGAGCCGGGTGTGGCGCAGGTGGAAGTGTGGGTGCGGGCGCCCGGGCGCTTCTTCGGGACGGAATGGCGACCCTGGTTGGTGCCCAGCCCCGTGCGCGTGCTGCCCCGCGGGCCGGGCATCTGA
- a CDS encoding ABC transporter ATP-binding protein: MQTVLWRLLRYARPHFGVLLLAFVGMAAVGLTTGAYAYLTGPALRFLLSGGEEGFASAQRVPWLADLPREAALWGFPLVMVIVGAAKGVGYLAQFYFMGLFAQRVVKDLRRDLFQRLTALSPAQLARERMGDLLSRFSSDVSAVEAAAMYTVGSYLRDSLQVIILAGVALAMSPMLGGLMLLVIPLAALPASKLTRKVLKRTREGQTQLGNLAGQLHEGLGGLRTIQAFNGQDAELARFSAFAQAHEKAVVSAAWARGAVPGLMEVLAAAALAGALAYAASARLMEPEALLSLLTAVILVYQPVKDLGRVTQFAVQAGAAGERLFALLDMKHPVEDAPDAVPAPPLSRGIQFEGVRFSYGDRPALDGLTLELKAGQVTALVGGSGGGKSTVTSLLLRFERPQKGQLFLDGVDADRYTATSVRAQFALVTQEPLLFHGTVLDNLRYARPDATREEVEAAAKVAHADGFIRALPEGYDTRIGERGVTLSGGQRQRLCIARAVLAQAPVLVLDEATSSLDPESEREVQAALAAVLPGRTALVIAHRLSTVVNADVLNVMEAGRVVESGSHAELLQRGGRYAALWRMQTEGSSERGAA, encoded by the coding sequence ATGCAGACGGTTCTCTGGCGGTTGTTGCGCTATGCGCGCCCGCATTTCGGTGTGCTCCTGCTGGCCTTCGTCGGCATGGCGGCGGTGGGACTGACGACGGGCGCGTACGCGTATCTCACGGGCCCGGCGCTGCGCTTCCTGCTGTCGGGCGGTGAAGAAGGCTTCGCCAGTGCGCAGCGCGTGCCCTGGCTGGCGGACCTGCCTCGCGAGGCGGCCCTGTGGGGCTTCCCGCTGGTGATGGTCATCGTCGGCGCGGCGAAGGGCGTGGGGTACCTGGCGCAGTTCTATTTCATGGGCCTGTTCGCGCAGCGCGTGGTGAAGGACCTGCGGCGCGACCTGTTCCAGCGCCTCACCGCGCTGTCGCCCGCCCAGCTCGCGCGCGAGCGGATGGGCGACTTGCTCAGCCGCTTCTCCTCGGACGTCAGCGCCGTGGAAGCGGCGGCCATGTACACGGTGGGCTCGTACCTGCGCGACAGCCTCCAGGTCATCATCCTGGCGGGCGTGGCGCTGGCGATGAGCCCGATGCTGGGCGGCCTCATGTTGCTGGTGATTCCGCTGGCGGCGCTGCCGGCCTCGAAGCTGACGCGCAAGGTGCTCAAGCGCACGCGGGAAGGCCAGACGCAGCTCGGCAACCTGGCGGGGCAGCTCCATGAAGGGCTGGGCGGTCTGCGCACCATCCAGGCCTTCAACGGGCAGGACGCGGAGCTGGCTCGCTTCTCCGCCTTCGCGCAGGCGCACGAGAAGGCGGTGGTGAGCGCGGCGTGGGCGCGCGGCGCGGTGCCGGGGCTGATGGAGGTGCTGGCCGCGGCGGCGTTGGCGGGCGCGCTGGCGTATGCGGCGAGCGCGCGGCTGATGGAGCCGGAGGCGCTGCTCTCGCTGCTGACGGCGGTCATCCTGGTGTACCAGCCGGTGAAGGACCTGGGCCGGGTGACGCAGTTCGCGGTGCAGGCGGGCGCGGCGGGCGAGCGGCTCTTCGCGCTGCTCGACATGAAGCACCCGGTGGAGGACGCGCCGGACGCGGTGCCCGCGCCGCCTTTGTCCCGGGGCATCCAGTTCGAGGGCGTGCGATTCTCCTATGGAGACCGGCCCGCGCTGGACGGCCTGACGCTGGAGCTGAAGGCGGGGCAGGTGACGGCGCTGGTGGGTGGCAGCGGCGGAGGCAAGAGCACGGTGACATCGCTGCTGCTGCGCTTCGAGCGGCCACAGAAGGGCCAGCTCTTCCTGGATGGCGTGGACGCGGACCGGTACACGGCCACGAGCGTCCGGGCCCAGTTCGCGCTGGTGACGCAGGAGCCGCTGCTGTTCCACGGCACGGTGCTGGACAACCTGCGCTACGCGAGGCCGGACGCCACGCGGGAAGAGGTGGAGGCGGCGGCGAAGGTGGCGCACGCGGACGGCTTCATCCGGGCACTGCCCGAAGGCTATGACACGCGCATCGGCGAGCGGGGCGTGACGCTCAGCGGCGGCCAGCGTCAGCGGTTGTGCATCGCCCGCGCGGTGCTGGCGCAGGCGCCCGTGCTGGTGCTGGACGAGGCGACGAGCAGCCTCGACCCGGAGAGCGAGCGTGAAGTGCAGGCGGCGCTGGCGGCGGTCCTTCCGGGCCGCACGGCCCTGGTGATTGCGCACCGGTTGTCCACGGTGGTGAACGCGGACGTCCTCAACGTGATGGAGGCGGGCCGCGTCGTCGAGAGTGGCTCGCACGCGGAGCTGCTGCAGCGGGGCGGGCGGTATGCGGCGCTGTGGAGGATGCAGACGGAGGGCTCCTCGGAGCGAGGCGCGGCGTGA
- a CDS encoding DUF4388 domain-containing protein produces the protein MAPLKTLLLAESHPPTLEHLKGLLSQAGYTVRAVNDPVTALEHFAADNPDVVVLSVDLPRVEGAHVVHLIRGHGQGGRVPIVAIDKGHLGRARGVSSVLDLKVNAYVADPLKPGELVPRLESLVRAAQAVQLTGLAATLSRPAVNSGELKGHPLPALFHSIYRLRRDGVLVVAHRGLSRRVYFLRGGPVSYDSTANADSLPSYLLARNVLNPQQAQRVTEALDSGLRIGAALADAGVEAAGEELLQLLRDYNRDRVERVLGMREGRYAFYAGDDFTSEVASVEVPPLAPVLDGARRCFTMKVMAASLRAHMGDYPVRSQEFGRDLHAMGLDTDDLKIAMQVNGRIALKDLLAHGRGELRMAYSLLWFLKLTGGVTFSSTPVATGTDVLSAAVLPDRIAPRKRKALPPETAASLREEALRIITRSYFGGLGLDIAADAEAVERAYHETAMRFHPDTYAEFDISDLKDLLESVQDRLSASYRVLSVEEKRKAYLQYLFSRMDVGRNTAVVVDAEIALRRGESALKRRDFPQAAKAFEEAVSLNPDEPEYYPFLAWATYRMPTGAPVVRAKKAQQVLKKALSLGPYVERLHIISAIIDMDLGDAPLARKKLQRVLEYNPYSQLAKAALRKVGR, from the coding sequence GTGGCCCCCTTGAAGACGCTTCTGCTCGCCGAGAGCCATCCCCCCACGCTCGAGCACCTCAAAGGCCTGCTCTCCCAGGCTGGGTACACCGTTCGCGCGGTGAACGATCCGGTGACGGCGTTGGAGCACTTCGCGGCGGACAACCCGGACGTGGTGGTGCTGTCGGTGGACCTTCCGCGCGTGGAAGGTGCGCACGTGGTGCACCTCATTCGAGGCCACGGGCAGGGCGGCAGGGTGCCTATCGTCGCCATCGACAAGGGACACCTGGGGCGTGCGCGGGGCGTGAGCTCGGTGCTGGACCTCAAGGTGAACGCCTACGTGGCGGACCCGCTCAAACCGGGCGAGCTGGTGCCCCGGCTGGAGTCGTTGGTGCGCGCGGCGCAGGCGGTGCAACTCACCGGGCTGGCAGCCACGTTGTCCCGGCCCGCCGTCAATTCGGGCGAGCTGAAGGGCCACCCGCTGCCCGCGCTGTTCCACTCCATCTACCGGTTGCGCCGGGATGGCGTGCTCGTGGTGGCGCACCGGGGCTTGAGCCGGCGCGTGTACTTTTTGCGCGGCGGGCCCGTGAGCTACGACTCCACGGCGAACGCGGACTCGCTTCCCAGCTACCTGCTCGCCCGGAACGTGCTCAACCCGCAACAGGCGCAGCGGGTGACGGAGGCGTTGGACTCCGGTCTGCGCATCGGCGCGGCGCTCGCGGATGCGGGTGTGGAAGCAGCGGGCGAGGAACTGTTGCAGCTCCTGCGCGATTACAACCGGGACCGGGTGGAGCGGGTGCTGGGGATGCGCGAGGGCCGCTACGCCTTCTACGCGGGAGACGACTTCACGTCGGAGGTCGCGTCGGTGGAGGTTCCGCCGCTGGCGCCGGTGCTGGATGGCGCGCGCCGCTGCTTCACCATGAAGGTGATGGCGGCCTCGCTGCGGGCGCACATGGGCGACTACCCGGTGCGCTCACAGGAGTTCGGGCGCGACCTGCACGCCATGGGGCTGGACACGGACGACCTGAAGATCGCCATGCAGGTCAACGGCCGCATCGCGCTGAAGGACCTGTTGGCGCACGGGCGCGGCGAGCTGCGCATGGCGTACTCGCTGCTGTGGTTCCTGAAGCTGACGGGTGGGGTGACGTTCTCCTCCACGCCCGTGGCCACGGGGACGGACGTGTTGTCCGCGGCGGTGCTGCCGGACCGGATTGCGCCGCGCAAGCGCAAGGCCCTGCCGCCCGAGACGGCGGCCTCGCTGCGTGAGGAAGCGCTGCGCATCATCACCCGCAGCTACTTCGGAGGGCTGGGCCTGGACATCGCGGCGGACGCGGAGGCGGTGGAGCGCGCCTACCACGAGACGGCGATGCGCTTTCACCCGGACACCTACGCCGAGTTCGACATCTCCGACTTGAAGGACCTGCTGGAGTCGGTGCAGGACCGGCTGTCCGCGTCGTACCGGGTGCTGAGCGTGGAGGAGAAGCGCAAGGCCTACCTCCAGTACCTCTTCAGCCGGATGGACGTGGGGCGGAACACAGCGGTGGTCGTGGACGCGGAAATCGCGCTGCGCCGGGGCGAGTCCGCCTTGAAGCGTCGTGACTTCCCCCAGGCGGCAAAGGCCTTCGAGGAAGCGGTGTCGCTCAATCCGGACGAGCCGGAGTACTACCCCTTCCTCGCGTGGGCCACGTACCGGATGCCCACGGGGGCGCCGGTGGTACGGGCCAAGAAGGCGCAGCAGGTGCTGAAGAAGGCGCTGTCGCTGGGCCCGTACGTGGAGCGGTTGCACATCATCTCGGCCATCATCGACATGGACCTGGGAGACGCGCCGCTGGCGCGGAAGAAGCTGCAGCGGGTGCTGGAGTACAACCCGTACTCCCAGCTCGCGAAGGCGGCGTTGCGCAAGGTAGGGCGCTAG
- the lpxB gene encoding lipid-A-disaccharide synthase — protein sequence MTNPPRILVVAGEASGDTHAAELVAALRARRPDLTFFGMGGARLAAQGVELLFDAREVSVMGITEVLPRIPRILQILKGLAEAAAERRPDVAILVDIPDFNLRLAKKLKALGIPVAYYVSPMIWAWRRGRVRTIKRLVDRMLCILPFEEDFYREAGVSARYVGSPVVEQVPSPDTATAFRERLGLAKDAPTLALLPGSRMGEIRRLLPDMVGAAKRLSAERPGLQVVVPVAPTIDREEITSRFEGSGVTPILVEGRAPEVVGASDAAVVASGTAVLEAGLMQRPLVVVYRVSLITYWVGRLMLKVAFVSLINLLAGRRVVPELLQGEMTPERIAEEVRRVWIPGAPREEMIQGLAEMRGRLGETGAATRAAESVLELLPPGRV from the coding sequence ATGACGAATCCACCCCGCATCCTCGTCGTCGCCGGCGAGGCGTCAGGCGATACCCACGCCGCCGAGCTCGTCGCCGCCCTCCGGGCCCGCCGTCCCGACCTCACCTTCTTTGGCATGGGCGGTGCCCGCCTGGCCGCCCAGGGAGTGGAGCTGCTCTTCGATGCCCGGGAGGTGTCCGTCATGGGCATCACCGAGGTACTGCCCCGGATTCCCCGCATCCTTCAGATTCTGAAGGGTTTGGCCGAGGCCGCCGCAGAGCGCCGCCCGGACGTCGCCATCCTGGTGGACATCCCTGACTTCAACCTGCGCCTGGCCAAGAAGCTCAAGGCGTTGGGGATACCCGTCGCCTACTACGTGTCGCCCATGATCTGGGCCTGGCGCCGGGGCCGGGTGCGCACCATCAAACGGTTGGTGGACCGGATGCTCTGCATCCTCCCGTTCGAGGAGGACTTCTACCGGGAGGCTGGCGTCAGCGCCCGCTATGTCGGCAGCCCGGTAGTAGAGCAGGTCCCCTCGCCGGATACGGCCACGGCCTTCCGCGAGCGGCTGGGGTTGGCGAAGGACGCCCCCACGCTCGCGCTGCTGCCCGGCAGCCGGATGGGCGAAATCCGCCGTCTGCTCCCCGACATGGTGGGGGCGGCGAAACGCCTCTCCGCCGAGCGGCCCGGACTCCAGGTCGTCGTCCCCGTCGCGCCCACCATCGACCGGGAGGAGATCACGTCCCGCTTCGAAGGAAGTGGTGTGACCCCCATCCTGGTGGAGGGCCGGGCGCCCGAGGTCGTGGGCGCCAGTGACGCCGCGGTGGTGGCCTCCGGTACCGCCGTCCTGGAAGCCGGACTGATGCAGCGCCCCCTGGTGGTCGTCTACCGCGTGTCCCTCATCACCTACTGGGTGGGCCGGTTGATGCTGAAGGTGGCCTTCGTGTCCCTCATCAACCTGCTGGCGGGCCGGCGCGTCGTCCCCGAGCTGCTCCAAGGGGAGATGACACCCGAGCGCATCGCCGAGGAGGTCCGCCGCGTCTGGATACCCGGTGCTCCCCGGGAAGAGATGATCCAGGGGCTGGCGGAGATGCGCGGCCGGCTGGGTGAGACGGGCGCGGCCACCCGGGCGGCGGAGTCCGTACTGGAGCTGCTGCCCCCGGGCCGCGTTTAG
- a CDS encoding polyprenol monophosphomannose synthase, which yields MNPALVCIPTYNERENIEAIVQAVLEADPRVDILIVDDNSPDGTGQLADGLAAQDSRVRVLHREKKEGLGRAYLAAFRWALAEQYTYILEMDADFSHDPRYLPGILDAAEAGADLVLGSRYVTGGGTVNWGVGRQIISRGGSLYARSILGVGIQDLTGGFKCFHRRVLEAIDLDSVKSTGYAFQIELTYRTLRKGFTVREVPIVFEDRRVGHSKMSKKIFAEALTMVWKLRLTV from the coding sequence ATGAACCCAGCCCTGGTCTGCATCCCCACGTACAACGAGCGGGAAAACATCGAGGCCATCGTCCAGGCGGTGTTGGAGGCCGACCCCCGGGTCGACATCCTCATCGTGGACGACAATTCGCCCGATGGAACAGGGCAGCTCGCGGACGGGCTCGCCGCGCAGGATTCGCGCGTGCGCGTCCTTCACCGCGAGAAGAAGGAAGGCCTGGGCCGCGCGTACCTCGCCGCGTTCCGCTGGGCCCTGGCCGAGCAGTACACGTACATCCTGGAGATGGACGCGGACTTCAGCCACGACCCGCGCTACCTGCCCGGCATCCTGGATGCGGCAGAGGCTGGCGCGGACCTGGTGCTCGGCTCGCGCTACGTCACGGGTGGCGGCACGGTGAACTGGGGCGTGGGGCGGCAAATCATCAGCCGCGGCGGCAGCCTCTACGCCCGGTCGATTCTGGGCGTGGGCATCCAGGACCTCACTGGCGGATTCAAGTGCTTCCACCGCAGGGTGCTGGAGGCCATCGATTTGGACTCTGTGAAGAGCACCGGCTACGCGTTTCAAATCGAGCTGACCTACCGCACGCTGCGCAAGGGCTTCACCGTGCGCGAAGTGCCCATCGTCTTCGAGGACCGGCGCGTGGGTCACTCGAAGATGAGCAAGAAAATCTTCGCCGAGGCTCTCACCATGGTGTGGAAGCTGCGGCTCACGGTGTAA
- a CDS encoding MarC family protein, whose translation MPEYASLFLVSLSAIFFVVDPIGVVPLFLAMTAGDTQEKVRRTAMRACLVACGMMLFFALFGGVIFKVFGVSLGAFRVAGGILLLITALDMLRARPSETRTTPSEEQEGVVKEDVAIVPLAIPLLAGPGAIATSMVLMAKGDTLVSAIPVLAAVVLTFVASYFILRASGFIQRVLRQSGVAIVERVMGLILAAIAVQFIADGGKELFR comes from the coding sequence ATGCCGGAATACGCGTCGCTGTTCCTCGTCTCGCTGTCGGCCATCTTCTTCGTGGTGGACCCCATTGGCGTCGTCCCGCTGTTCCTGGCGATGACGGCCGGGGACACGCAGGAGAAGGTGCGCCGCACCGCCATGCGCGCCTGCCTGGTGGCCTGCGGGATGATGCTGTTCTTCGCCCTCTTCGGCGGCGTCATCTTCAAGGTGTTCGGCGTGTCGCTGGGCGCCTTCCGGGTGGCCGGCGGCATCCTGCTGCTCATCACCGCGCTGGACATGCTTCGCGCCCGCCCGTCGGAGACGCGCACCACGCCGTCCGAGGAACAGGAAGGCGTGGTGAAGGAGGACGTGGCCATCGTCCCCCTCGCCATTCCGCTGCTGGCGGGCCCGGGCGCCATCGCCACCTCCATGGTGCTGATGGCCAAGGGCGACACGCTCGTCTCCGCCATTCCCGTGCTGGCCGCCGTCGTGCTGACGTTCGTGGCCAGCTACTTCATCCTCCGCGCCTCCGGGTTCATCCAGCGCGTGCTGCGCCAGTCCGGCGTGGCCATCGTCGAGCGGGTGATGGGACTCATCCTGGCCGCCATCGCGGTGCAGTTCATCGCGGACGGCGGCAAGGAGCTGTTCAGGTAG
- a CDS encoding OmpA family protein, which produces MNARLLLLTIVLSSPMPVLADAVRVSLEGRAVLGEKLPALLVHIEEPIAGFEVKLKRSDGQDVEVKGGGSPGLTRRIELKQPEGRFHYAGELTVRFPDAESGVMPLSFDTELYGSLTLDVRKEDVDVAARRLRFVLSRPAKRAELTVLMDTGKKAFEGEVPFKGEAGGTPLELTWPAAEGRVMKISLRAFDTAEFYTGVDLYPWQVDIPHEEVNFASGRADIPAAERGKLDKSHALIVDALTKYGRFASLRLYVMGHTDTVGAAAENLDLSVRRAKSLAAYFRKKGLRVPVFYEGLGEEAPAVATPDETAEAGNRRAEYIIAVEEPVLQHAPRPPRWRKL; this is translated from the coding sequence ATGAACGCCCGTCTGCTGCTCCTCACCATTGTCCTCTCTTCGCCGATGCCGGTGCTCGCGGACGCCGTTCGAGTCTCCCTGGAGGGGCGCGCCGTGCTGGGGGAGAAGCTCCCGGCGCTGCTGGTCCACATCGAGGAGCCCATCGCGGGCTTCGAGGTGAAGCTGAAGCGCAGCGACGGCCAGGACGTGGAGGTGAAGGGAGGCGGGAGTCCGGGCCTCACGCGCCGCATCGAGCTGAAGCAGCCGGAAGGCCGCTTCCACTACGCGGGAGAGCTCACGGTGCGCTTCCCGGATGCGGAATCCGGCGTGATGCCGTTGTCTTTCGACACGGAGCTCTACGGCTCGCTGACGCTGGACGTGCGCAAGGAGGACGTGGACGTGGCGGCGCGCCGGCTGCGCTTCGTCCTGTCCCGGCCCGCGAAGCGCGCGGAGTTGACGGTGTTGATGGACACCGGGAAGAAGGCCTTCGAGGGCGAGGTGCCATTCAAGGGGGAGGCGGGGGGGACGCCACTGGAGCTGACGTGGCCGGCGGCGGAGGGGCGGGTGATGAAGATCTCCCTCCGTGCGTTCGACACGGCGGAGTTCTACACGGGCGTCGACCTGTATCCGTGGCAGGTGGACATTCCGCACGAGGAGGTGAACTTCGCCTCGGGCCGCGCGGACATTCCGGCGGCGGAGCGGGGCAAGCTGGACAAGAGCCACGCCCTCATCGTGGACGCGCTGACGAAGTACGGTCGCTTCGCGTCGCTGCGGCTCTACGTGATGGGCCACACGGACACCGTGGGGGCCGCGGCGGAGAACCTGGACCTGTCGGTGCGGCGGGCGAAGAGTCTGGCGGCCTATTTCCGGAAGAAGGGGCTGCGGGTGCCCGTGTTCTACGAAGGGCTGGGAGAAGAGGCCCCGGCCGTCGCGACGCCCGACGAGACAGCGGAGGCGGGCAACCGCCGCGCGGAATACATCATCGCGGTGGAGGAGCCGGTGCTGCAGCACGCGCCGCGCCCTCCGCGGTGGCGGAAGCTGTAG
- a CDS encoding LpxI family protein has product MERIGLIAGNGRLPFLFARAARKKGLEVVAVAHRGETDPALAAEVDRLTWVRVGQVDRIQKALREAGVKQAAMAGGIGRVRALAEARPDLGAVRIISRLRSFRDDALLRAVASDFESRGVTIIAPTDFLGEVLCPEGHLAGPRLHPAQEKDVALGREVAVLLGQADVGQTVVVHNGHVLALEAVEGTDEAIRRGGSLGGNSGAVVVKRCKPQQDLRFDLPAVGPRTLEVMQEVGARVLALEVGRTVLLDAPALFAGAESKGITIVGVP; this is encoded by the coding sequence GTGGAGCGGATTGGCCTCATCGCGGGCAACGGCCGGTTGCCCTTTCTCTTCGCGCGCGCCGCGAGGAAGAAGGGCCTGGAAGTCGTGGCCGTGGCCCATCGTGGAGAGACGGACCCGGCGTTGGCCGCGGAGGTGGACCGGCTGACGTGGGTGCGCGTCGGTCAGGTGGACCGCATCCAGAAGGCCTTGCGGGAAGCGGGCGTGAAGCAGGCGGCCATGGCGGGCGGCATCGGCCGTGTGCGGGCGCTGGCGGAAGCCCGGCCGGACCTGGGCGCGGTGCGCATCATCTCCCGGCTGCGAAGCTTCCGGGATGATGCGCTGCTGCGCGCGGTGGCCTCGGACTTCGAGTCGCGCGGCGTCACCATCATCGCCCCCACGGATTTCCTGGGTGAGGTGCTGTGCCCGGAGGGCCACCTCGCAGGGCCCCGGCTGCACCCGGCGCAGGAGAAGGACGTGGCCCTGGGCCGCGAGGTCGCCGTGCTGCTGGGCCAGGCGGACGTGGGGCAGACGGTGGTCGTGCACAACGGCCACGTCTTGGCGCTGGAAGCGGTGGAGGGCACGGACGAGGCCATTCGCCGGGGCGGCAGTCTGGGTGGCAATTCAGGCGCCGTGGTGGTGAAGCGCTGCAAGCCGCAGCAGGACCTCCGCTTCGACCTGCCGGCCGTGGGCCCTCGCACGCTGGAAGTCATGCAGGAGGTGGGCGCGCGCGTGCTGGCGCTCGAGGTGGGGCGCACGGTGCTGCTGGACGCCCCGGCCCTCTTCGCGGGCGCCGAGTCCAAGGGCATCACCATCGTCGGCGTGCCCTGA
- the lpxA gene encoding acyl-ACP--UDP-N-acetylglucosamine O-acyltransferase: MAQVHPTAVVHPDARLHETVEVGPYSIIGPQVTIGAGSRVGPHVVIEGRTTLGERNRIFQFASVGADPQDLKYAGEDTELVLGDDNQIREFVSLHKGTAGGGGATRVGSGNLFMANCHVAHDCVVGNGCRIGNGSALAGHVTMEDHVIISGLAAVHQFTRLGKHAFISGGAMVTMDIPPYATAQGDRAELVGLNTVGLERSGFSKEQIERVKEAHRILFRSKLTLQEAMVRLRAELAGHSEVDHLIQFIQQSKRGLTR, encoded by the coding sequence ATGGCTCAGGTTCATCCCACCGCGGTGGTTCATCCCGACGCCCGCCTTCACGAAACCGTCGAGGTCGGCCCCTATTCCATCATCGGTCCCCAAGTGACGATCGGTGCGGGCTCCCGCGTGGGGCCCCACGTCGTCATCGAAGGCCGCACGACGCTGGGCGAGCGCAATCGCATCTTCCAGTTCGCCTCCGTTGGCGCCGACCCGCAGGACCTCAAGTATGCGGGCGAGGACACGGAGCTGGTGCTCGGCGACGACAACCAGATTCGCGAGTTCGTGTCGCTGCACAAGGGTACCGCCGGTGGTGGCGGCGCGACCCGCGTTGGCAGTGGCAACCTCTTCATGGCCAACTGTCACGTCGCGCATGACTGCGTGGTGGGCAATGGCTGCCGCATCGGCAATGGCTCCGCGCTGGCGGGCCACGTGACGATGGAGGACCACGTCATCATCAGCGGCCTTGCGGCGGTGCATCAGTTCACCCGCCTGGGCAAGCACGCCTTCATCTCCGGCGGCGCCATGGTGACCATGGACATCCCGCCGTATGCCACCGCTCAGGGAGACCGGGCGGAGCTGGTGGGCCTCAACACGGTGGGCCTGGAGCGCAGTGGCTTCTCCAAGGAGCAGATTGAGCGGGTGAAGGAAGCGCACCGCATCCTGTTCCGCTCGAAGCTGACGCTCCAGGAGGCCATGGTGCGGTTGCGCGCGGAGCTGGCGGGCCACTCCGAGGTGGACCACCTCATCCAGTTCATCCAGCAGAGCAAGCGCGGCCTCACGCGCTGA
- the fabZ gene encoding 3-hydroxyacyl-ACP dehydratase FabZ yields the protein MDIGEILNLLPHRYPFLLVDRVVEIVPGQKLTAYKNVTINEPFFNGHFPGHPVMPGVLILEALAQATAILAYKSENMDPSRKLTYLMGVDGARFRKPVLPGDRLQLEIEVVRHKGAVWKTKGLATVDGARVAEGEFLATVVDKDANAAESAAS from the coding sequence ATGGACATCGGAGAGATTCTCAATCTGCTGCCGCATCGGTACCCGTTCCTGCTGGTGGACCGGGTAGTGGAGATCGTCCCGGGCCAGAAGCTGACGGCCTACAAGAACGTCACCATCAACGAGCCCTTCTTTAATGGGCACTTCCCCGGTCACCCGGTGATGCCGGGTGTGCTCATCCTGGAGGCGCTGGCGCAGGCGACGGCCATCCTCGCCTACAAGAGCGAGAACATGGACCCGTCGCGCAAGCTCACGTACCTGATGGGCGTGGACGGCGCGCGCTTCCGCAAGCCGGTGTTACCGGGGGATCGCCTCCAGTTGGAGATCGAGGTGGTGCGTCACAAGGGCGCTGTCTGGAAGACGAAGGGCCTGGCAACAGTCGACGGCGCGCGTGTCGCCGAAGGCGAGTTCCTGGCAACCGTCGTGGACAAGGACGCCAACGCGGCTGAGAGCGCGGCATCCTGA